In Carya illinoinensis cultivar Pawnee chromosome 16, C.illinoinensisPawnee_v1, whole genome shotgun sequence, a single window of DNA contains:
- the LOC122299774 gene encoding gibberellin 20 oxidase 2-like, translating to MDSNVSTLLVSSLSEAGEGQKDHGGDSYILPSQFVLQKESPVPMNFIWPKEDLVKAIEELREPVVDLSGFLKGDLVATQDAATLIRESCLKHGFFQVIGHGVDSRLIQLAYDHLDRFFKLPVSMKLRAKRMPGTNWGYSGAHADRFASKLPWKETLSFRFYEPDDSHPVVLDFFKSTLGMDFEETGLVYQKYCEAMKEVALAIMELLAISLGIHDQQHYKHFFQDGSSIMRCNYYPPCKEPEHAFGTGPHCDPTSLTILHQDQIGGLEVFSDNKWRTVPPRQGAFVVNIGDTFMALSNGKYKSCLHRALVNRDKERRSLAFFMNPREDKVVRPPEDLVSCTGDTPRTYPDFTWSELLQFTQKHYRADEATLPNFTKWLLSSKPADVNNN from the exons ATGGATTCAAATGTCTCTACACTTCTTGTTTCCTCTCTTTCAGAAGCTGGAGAAGGCCAGAAAGATCATGGTGGGGATTCTTATATTTTACCATCACAGTTTGTGCTGCAGAAAGAATCCCCTGTGCCCATGAATTTCATTTGGCCAAAAGAGGATTTAGTGAAAGCCATTGAAGAGCTTAGAGAGCCAGTTGTGGATCTTTCAGGTTTCCTTAAGGGGGATTTGGTGGCAACTCAGGATGCTGCAACGCTCATTAGGGAATCCTGCTTGAAGCATGGTTTCTTCCAAGTTATTGGCCATGGTGTCGATTCTCGTCTCATCCAATTGGCATATGATCATTTGGATCGTTTCTTTAAGCTCCCGGTTAGCATGAAACTTAGGGCTAAGAGAATGCCTGGTACCAATTGGGGCTACTCTGGTGCTCATGCTGATCGTTTTGCCTCCAAATTGCCATGGAAGGAGACATTATCCTTTCGCTTCTATGAGCCTGATGACTCACACCCCGTCGTGTTAGACTTCTTCAAATCAACTCTAGGGATGGATTTCGAAGAGACAGG ATTGGTATATCAAAAGTATTGTgaagcaatgaaggaagtagcaCTTGCAATCATGGAGCTATTGGCAATCAGCTTGGGGATTCATGATCAACAGCATTACAAACACTTTTTCCAAGATGGTTCCTCCATAATGAGATGCAACTACTACCCGCCATGCAAAGAACCAGAACATGCCTTTGGGACAGGACCCCATTGCGATCCGACATCCTTAACCATCCTTCACCAGGACCAAATTGGAGGTCTCGAAGTATTTTCCGACAACAAATGGCGGACCGTTCCACCTCGTCAAGGTGCATTTGTCGTTAACATCGGCGATACTTTCATG GCATTATCGAATGGGAAATACAAAAGTTGTCTGCATAGGGCATTGGTGAACAGGGACAAGGAGAGGAGGTCGTTGGCCTTCTTTATGAACCCAAGAGAAGACAAGGTGGTGAGACCTCCTGAGGATCTTGTATCTTGTACTGGTGATACGCCAAGAACATACCCTGATTTCACATGGTCGGAGTTACTCCAATTCACTCAAAAACACTACAGAGCTGATGAAGCCACCCTACCAAACTTCACCAAATGGCTCCTGTCTTCCAAACCGGCTGACGTTAATAATAATTAG
- the LOC122299790 gene encoding basic form of pathogenesis-related protein 1-like — MSLRMGSSSKTALFLCLVGLTLAHVSLAQNTVQDFVNAHNAARAEVGVGPISWNKTLAVYARNYGRTRRDCVLEHSMGPYSENIASGWSGFTALEAVKMWVDEKPFYDYKSNKCVKDECRHYTQIIWRDTTNLGCARIRCHSGGVFVTCNYSPPGNNDGERPY; from the coding sequence ATGTCTTTGAGAATGGGGTCCTCAAGCAAGACTGCCCTGTTCCTATGCCTGGTGGGGTTAACCTTAGCTCATGTTTCTTTAGCTCAAAACACTGTCCAAGACTTTGTGAATGCACACAATGCAGCTCGTGCCGAAGTGGGTGTTGGTCCAATTTCTTGGAACAAGACCCTTGCAGTCTATGCTCGAAATTATGGTCGCACGAGGAGGGACTGTGTGTTGGAGCATTCAATGGGGCCGTATTCAGAGAACATTGCTTCAGGCTGGAGTGGCTTTACAGCATTAGAGGCTGTGAAGATGTGGGTAGATGAGAAGCCATTCTATGACTACAAGAGCAACAAGTGTGTGAAGGATGAGTGCAGGCACTACACTCAGATTATCTGGCGGGACACGACCAATTTGGGCTGTGCCAGGATAAGGTGTCACAGTGGCGGTGTGTTTGTGACTTGTAACTATTCTCCACCGGGAAATAACGATGGCGAACGCCCTTATTAG